A window from Bufo bufo chromosome 1, aBufBuf1.1, whole genome shotgun sequence encodes these proteins:
- the LOC120986199 gene encoding interleukin-1 beta-like, which produces MAMVPELNEISMEYSEHVEEFYTDTFPVHKKTNKHLQWEHYEECRSTYLSGVKSGIGKPEKPMSSFRKAIMLVVIVEKLKGKTGIDKQSFFSDDDLLNHIFVEEDITYKKIETEEAPKTQFLYNKTTVHIIRDYKQKCLELQKSQGNARLVALFLQGENIAQEAKITVDTYYTPKPDIQKRPVTLGIAGRQLYLCCTVEEGMNDPVLCLKEVANIKEKRNDDLLPFIFYKKLSSNRYNSFESAAFPGFYISTSQREHEQVQLMPENDQIFLRDFIMNPHF; this is translated from the exons atggcgatggttccagaaTTAAATGAAATCTCAATGGAGTACAG TGAACATGTTGAAGAATTTTACACTGATACCTTCCCCGTCCACAAGAAG ACCAATAAGCACTTACAGTGGGAACACTATGAGGAGTGTCGGTCAACTTACCTTTCTGGAGTAAAGTCTGGGATAGGAAAACCAGAAAAACCCATGTCCTCTTTCAGGAAAGCCATAATGCTTGTGGTTATTGTGGAAAAGCTGAAAGGAAAAACAGGAATCGAcaagcagagctttttcagtgatGATGACCTGCTGAATCACATCTTTGTAGAGG aagACATTACGTACAAAAAAATTGAAACTGAAGAGGCACCTAAAACTCAGTTTCTATACAACAAGACGACAGTGCACATTATCCGAGACTACAAGCAGAAGTGTTTGGAGTTGCAAAAATCTCAAGGCAATGCTCGTCTTGTGGCCTTATTTTTGCAAGGAGAGAACATTGCGCAAGAAG CAAAAATAACAGTGGACACCTACTACACTCCGAAGCCTGATATACAGAAACGTCCAGTCACATTGGGGATTGCAGGCCGCCAACTctatttatgctgcactgtggaagAAGGGATGAATGATCCAGTCCTGTGCCTGAAG GAAGTGGCCAATATTAAAGAAAAACGAAACGATGACTTGTTACCCTTCATCTTTTACAAGAAATTAAGCAGCAATCGGTACAACTCCTTCGAATCAGCGGCCTTCCCTGGCTTTTATATCAGCACCTCTCAGAGAGAGCATGAGCAAGTGCAACTGATGCCGGAAAACGATCAAATCTTCCTGCGAGATTTCATAATGAATCCACATTTTTAA